A region of the Bacteroidota bacterium genome:
ACTGTGGACTTTCTGATTTTTTTACTAAAGGACTAATCATGTATTTTGGCCTGGACAATCCGGTTAAGGTATTGCTGGTTGGGCATTCACATACCGTATTGGGCTTGGATAAAGAAACTATGGAAAAACAACTTCATTGTAAGGTGGCCAAATATGCTATAGAAGGTGCAAATGCTCAAATCAGGCATACCATGATTCAGCATTTCCTTCATCAGAACAGTGATTCCCTGAAGTTGATTGTATACGATGTGGATGCATTCTTTCTGACGGGGAAGGGA
Encoded here:
- a CDS encoding SGNH/GDSL hydrolase family protein → MDCGLSDFFTKGLIMYFGLDNPVKVLLVGHSHTVLGLDKETMEKQLHCKVAKYAIEGANAQIRHTMIQHFLHQNSDSLKLIVYDVDAFFLTGKG